From a region of the Xyrauchen texanus isolate HMW12.3.18 chromosome 39, RBS_HiC_50CHRs, whole genome shotgun sequence genome:
- the csf1a gene encoding macrophage colony-stimulating factor 1a — MNTNITAHHAKVRHQCFFLILCFHLVYAGVPGPCKHSVTQDHLRSIRRLIKNQLQNGCSIAYTFTERQNLSVVCYVKATFPHILDLLNTQFRYAKDSDNYRYTNSLKNLIYNIYSQRCIPPINDEIEDNPAKFARIHMTLPRSALEKAEEVIRMYMSLMTKSDKPVDWNCEEEYTEDYIEFTTLSLSQTLGASECLCTCPTVSLGSSKASTSTRQWNIDLESTPSPQHSSFSPVAALQSSNGRTKQLKSEVKHHGVKLIIGTVPFPVLKTPDPTLVPQTSTTWRSTQGDLSVFGTNPVLIEETSNSAMEPHSFTTSKELPDLLPGRTESTQSSTSGTNQKAIRDNALDSVERSTALLLAKRSLDSKSKEGPSSSYIKSPQNWVASSHPTFDIKSPPTAKGKAFQMLEMSKHIAPVTTTTLSSLKTAVHSTECLTTLVEQPGHLNSPPENFQPQNKASVMAPRNFMKTIHEEKHSKDSRSQEDRQMMKDQTAKDHPENSTMSETNSAIISFGTALTITLVCGGLLLITVLFYRKQKVQDQSCFYGKYQCPN; from the exons GTAAGGCATCAGTGCTTCTTCCTTATCCTGTGCTTTCATTTGGTCTATGCTGGTGTGCCGGGTCCATGTAAGCACTCTGTCACGCAGGACCATCTCCGGAGTATAAGACGTCTG ATTAAAAACCAGCTGCAAAATGGTTGTTCAATAGCCTACACCTTCACTGAGCGCCAGAACCTG AGTGTTGTGTGTTATGTTAAAGCAACATTCCCTCATATACTGGACCTACTTAACACACAATTTAGATATGCTAAGGACTCTGACAATTATCGTTACACTAATTCACTGAAGAACTTGATCTACAACATTTACTCCCAAAGATGCATTCCTCCAATCAATGACGAGATTGAG GATAACCCAGCGAAATTTGCAAGAATCCATATGACCTTGCCCAGGTCTGCTTTGGAGAAAGCTGAGGAAGTAATTCGCATGTACATGAGTCTGATGACTAAGAGTGACAAGCCTGTGGACTGGAACTGTGAGGAGGAGTACACAGAGGATTACATTGAATTCACCACTCTATCTCTCAGCCAAACACTAG GTGCATCAGAATGTCTGTGTACTTGCCCAACAGTAAGCCTTGGGTCATCAAAGGCATCTACTTCCACAAGACAATGGAATATTGACTTGGAATCTACTCCATCTCCACAACACTCATCCTTTTCACCTGTGGCAGCATTGCAGAGCAGTAATGGGAGAACTAAACAACTCAAATCTGAAGTCAAACACCATGGAGTAAAATTAATTATTGGTACTGTACCATTTCCAGTTTTAAAAACTCCAGATCCTACACTAGTTCCACAGACATCTACTACATGGAGATCAACGCAAGGAGATTTATCAGTCTTTGGTACCAATCCGGTTTTAATTGAAGAAACCTCAAATTCAGCGATGGAGCCGCATTCATTTACAACTTCCAAGGAATTACCTGATTTATTACCTGGTAGAACTGAATCCACTCAGTCATCCACGTCTGGAACCAATCAAAAAGCCATAAGAGATAATGCACTGGACAGTGTAGAGAGAAGCACTGCACTTTTACTTGCCAAGAGGTCTTTAGATTCCAAAAGCAAAGAAGGACCGTCCAGTTCCTATATCAAATCGCCCCAGAACTGGGTTGCTTCATCTCACCCAACATTTGATATAAAGAGCCCTCCTACTGCAAAAGGCAAAGCTTTCCAAATGCTTGAAATGAGCAAACACATTGCACCAGTCACAACCACAACTCTGTCTTCTTTGAAAACAGCTGTGCATTCAACAGAATGCCTGACCACCCTTGTTGAGCAACCAGGTCATCTAAACAGTCCTCCTGAAAATTTTCAACCGCAAAACAAAGCATCAGTGATGGCGCCAAGGAATTTCATGAAAACCATTCATGAGGAAAAACACAGCAAAG ACAGCAGATCTCAGGAGGACAGGCAGATGATGAAGGACCAGACTGCTAAAGATCATCCAGAGAACTCTACTATGTCAGAAACCAACAGTGCAATCATTTCTTTTGGCACTGCACTTACAATTACACTAGTGTGTGGTGGACTTCTGCTTATAACGGTcttattttacagaaaacaaaaagTACAAGACCAAAGTTGCTTTTATGGAAAATATCAATGCCCAAATTAA